CAAGATGGAAGTGAAGAAGTACGACCCCAAGATCCGCAAGCACGTCCCGTTCAAGGAATCGAAGATCTAGGGCGCGGGCGCCGGTCTCGGCGCCCCCCACGTATCCACCTCGATCGGCGCCGGTAATCCTGCCTCCTTGATCTGGGGAGGATTGTCGCCTTGTCGCCCACGAGGACGAGGACGGACCGGTCCAGCGGCAGTGCGGTCTTCGCCTGTGCGTTGAGCGCCGCGGTGCTCATCTTCTCCATCGCGGCGAGGTCCTCGCCGAGCGTCTCGAACGGCGCTCCGTTCTCGACGTAGCCCGCCGCGGTCCCGACGATCCCGGAGAGCCCGGAGAACGCCCCGACCGCCCCGTTCTTGACGAGGCCGCGTGCCTTGCCGGCCTCTTCGTCCGTGACGTCGCCCTTCGAGATCCGTTCGAACTCGGCGAGGAACTCCTTGACCGCGGCACCCGTGTCTTTCGCCGTGATCTCGGCCCCGGCGGAAAACGTCCCGAGGACGGGCCCGGGCGCGAAGCGCGCCGACGCCCCGTACGTGTAGCCGTGCTTCTCGCGCAGGTTCTGGTTCAGGCGGCTCGTGAAGCTGCCGCCGAGGACGGTGCCGAGAAGGCGCAGCGGGACTCGCGAGGGGTCGGCGAAGCGCGGCGCGGGCGCGAGGAAACGCACGCTCGTCTGTGCCGCGTCGGGCCGGTCCACGAGGTAGACGCGCAGGCCCTTGTCCGCGGCCGCGTAGCTCGCGGGAACCGCTGCTCGCTTCGGAGCGGGGCCGGCGGCCTTCCAGTCGCCGAAGGACTTCTCGAGCGCCGCCTTGATCTCGGCCGGTGGCAGGCTGCTCGCGACGAGAAGCGTCGCGGCCTCGGGCCTCACGAGAGCCGCGTGGGCCGCCTTTGCCTCGTCGAGCGTGATGGCGCCGACGGAGGCCTGCGTGCCGTCGGCCGGCCAGGCGTAGGGGTGCGCGTCACCGAAAAGCGCGCGGGCGGCGACGCGGTCCGCCACGACGGGCGCCTCGTCCTCGCTCTGCGCGATCTCGTCGAGCGTGAGGCGCTTGACGCGCTCGAAGTCCTTCGGGTCGAAGCGCGGATGCCGGACGGCGTCCGCGAGCAGCGGCACTCCCTGCCCGACGTTGCGGGAGAGGATCGTGAGGCTCGCCTGCACGGAGCGGCGCGACGCCCCCGCCGAGAAGCTGGCGCCGAGGCTCGCGACGGCCTCGCCGAACGCGATGGCGTCGCGCGTGCCGGCGCCCTCGTCGAGCATTTCCGCGGCCATCGAGGCAAGGCCCGCGCGCGCGGCGGATGCGTCCAGCGCTCCCTCGGACCGAAACAACGCAGCGACCCGCGTGAGCGGCAGGTCCGGCGTCTTCCAGAGCTCGACGGGGATGCCGTTCGCGAGCTTGAAGCGCTCGGGGGACGGCGGGCGGAACGGGACGGGCGGGCCGTCCGCGGGCCGCGCGTCGCGCGCCGACGGCGCGCGCTTCGGCTGCTCCGGGAGGACGCGGTAGACGACGCGGGCGTCCTGCGTGAGGACCTGCTTCGCGGTCGCGAGGACGGCCGCGGGAGTCGCGTCTCGGTAGCGGTCGAGGTCGCGCTTGAACCCGTTCGGCTCGCCCCAGGCGTCCTCGTAGAAGTTCAGGAGGTCCGCGCGGGTTTCGAGGCGCTGGAGGGCCGAGAGCTTCGCGAGCTCGGTGGTCTCCTTGCGCTGGGAAAGCTCGCCCGGCTGGATGCCGCCGGCGAGCAGGCGCGCGATCTCCTCGTCCACGATTTTCTCGATGCGGCCGAGGTCCGCGTCGGGGCGCCCCTGGACGTCGATCCTGAGGACGGACCCGAGGGTGGCGCTCGCATTCGAGGCCGAGACGGCCGCCGCAAGCTTGTCGTCGATCACGAGCCGCTTGTACAGGCGGCTGCTCTTGCCGTCCGCGAGGACGGAGGCGAGGAGGTCGCACTCGGCGTCAGCCTGCGTGAGTGCGGGCGGGGTGTGGTACGCGAAGGCGACGAGCGGGAGCTGCACCTTGTCGAACATCGCGCCGCGCCTGGCGCCGTCGAGCTTGACGGCGGGGATTGCCTTTCTCGGCGGCTCGGCTCCCCGCGGGAGGTTGCCGAAGAGCTTCTCGACGAGGGGCTTGATCGCCACCGGGTCGAAGTCGCCCGCCACGACGAGGCTCGCGTTGTTCGGGACGTAGTACGTCGCGAAGAAGTCCTTCACGTCGGCCGCGACGGCGGCCTTCAGGTCCTCGGCCGTCCCGATGGTCGGGAAGTGGTACGGGTGCGACGGCGGATAGAGCATCTGCTGGATCGCGAGGTCCGCCCGTCCATAGGGCTGGTTCTCGTAGCTCTGGCGCAGCTCGTTCAGGACGACGTCGCGCTGCAGGTCGACCTTTTTCTGGTCCATCGCGCGGGGCAGATCCTCGAGGCGCTCGGCGTCGAGCCAAAGCAGCGTCGGCAGGAGCGACGCGGGACCCGACGAGTAGTAATGCGTGCCGTCCGAGCCGGTCGAGGCGTTGTTCGACCCGCCCGAGGCCTCCATGAGCCGGTCGAATTCGCCGTTCGGGACGCGCTCAGTGCCCATGAACATGAGGTGCTCGAAGAGGTGTGCGAAGCCGCTGCGCCGGGCCGGCTCGTCCTTGCTCCCGACCCGGTACCAGATGCTGATCGTCGCGACGGGCAGCGTGTGATCCGGGTAGAGGATCACCGTCATCCCGTTCGGGAGCTTGTACTTCTCGACCGCGAAGCTCTGGGCGGGGGCGGGGGAGGAGACGAAAACAGCAAGGAAGACGACCAGAGCGGCAGCGGCACGAACTCTCTTCATGGGAAGAGGATACGAAGATTTTCTTAGAATGGTTATGGGGCTGGGGCGCATTCGTCACAGAGGCCTTTGACCAGGATCTCCACCGCATCGTCCTTCAGCGCGCGCGGGACGCGCGCGCCGCGGCGGAGCGAGACCTTGAGCGTGTCGAGGCAGGCGAGGGAGCCGCAGGACGTGCAGAGGAAGTGCGGGTGATCCTTGCCGCCGGGACGCGCGCCCGCCGCTTCGAACCGCCAGACGTGGTCGCCGAGGTCCCTGCGGCGGGCGAGTCCGGCCTTCACGAGCTCGACGAGGTTCCGGTAGACGGTCGCCCGGTCCGGGACGGCGTCTTCGAGCTCCGAGGCGAGGTCCGCGTGGCTCGCCGGCGCCAGCCGGGCGCGCAGTGCGGCGAGCACCGCGAGGCGGGCGGGTGTCACCCGCAGGCCGGCTCGGCGCAGGTCCGTCGTTTGGTTGGTTTCCGGCGGGATTCGCGGGGCGCGCGGGCGCACGCCGGAAGCGTAGCAGGAGCAGAATGGAGGGTCGGAGGATCCCATGACTGCTCCCGCGATCGCGACAAGCACCACCCCCATCACGCTTCCCGCCCTGCCCTGGGCCGAAAACGCGCTCGAGCCCTTCATCTCGAAGAACACGATCGGCTTCCACTACGGCAAGCATCACAAGACCTACGTCGACAACCTCAACAACCTCGTGGCCGGAAAGCCCGAGGCGGATCTCTCGCTCGAGGCAATCGTCAAGGGCGCCGCGGGCAAGGCCGATCAGGCGGCCGTCTTCAACAACGCGGCGCAGATCTGGAACCACACGTTCTACTGGAACAGCCTGCGGCCGAAGAGCGACGCGAAGGTCCCGA
The window above is part of the Acidobacteriota bacterium genome. Proteins encoded here:
- a CDS encoding insulinase family protein; the encoded protein is MKRVRAAAALVVFLAVFVSSPAPAQSFAVEKYKLPNGMTVILYPDHTLPVATISIWYRVGSKDEPARRSGFAHLFEHLMFMGTERVPNGEFDRLMEASGGSNNASTGSDGTHYYSSGPASLLPTLLWLDAERLEDLPRAMDQKKVDLQRDVVLNELRQSYENQPYGRADLAIQQMLYPPSHPYHFPTIGTAEDLKAAVAADVKDFFATYYVPNNASLVVAGDFDPVAIKPLVEKLFGNLPRGAEPPRKAIPAVKLDGARRGAMFDKVQLPLVAFAYHTPPALTQADAECDLLASVLADGKSSRLYKRLVIDDKLAAAVSASNASATLGSVLRIDVQGRPDADLGRIEKIVDEEIARLLAGGIQPGELSQRKETTELAKLSALQRLETRADLLNFYEDAWGEPNGFKRDLDRYRDATPAAVLATAKQVLTQDARVVYRVLPEQPKRAPSARDARPADGPPVPFRPPSPERFKLANGIPVELWKTPDLPLTRVAALFRSEGALDASAARAGLASMAAEMLDEGAGTRDAIAFGEAVASLGASFSAGASRRSVQASLTILSRNVGQGVPLLADAVRHPRFDPKDFERVKRLTLDEIAQSEDEAPVVADRVAARALFGDAHPYAWPADGTQASVGAITLDEAKAAHAALVRPEAATLLVASSLPPAEIKAALEKSFGDWKAAGPAPKRAAVPASYAAADKGLRVYLVDRPDAAQTSVRFLAPAPRFADPSRVPLRLLGTVLGGSFTSRLNQNLREKHGYTYGASARFAPGPVLGTFSAGAEITAKDTGAAVKEFLAEFERISKGDVTDEEAGKARGLVKNGAVGAFSGLSGIVGTAAGYVENGAPFETLGEDLAAMEKMSTAALNAQAKTALPLDRSVLVLVGDKATILPRSRRQDYRRRSRWIRGGRRDRRPRPRSSIP
- a CDS encoding transcriptional repressor, encoding MGSSDPPFCSCYASGVRPRAPRIPPETNQTTDLRRAGLRVTPARLAVLAALRARLAPASHADLASELEDAVPDRATVYRNLVELVKAGLARRRDLGDHVWRFEAAGARPGGKDHPHFLCTSCGSLACLDTLKVSLRRGARVPRALKDDAVEILVKGLCDECAPAP
- a CDS encoding superoxide dismutase, giving the protein MTAPAIATSTTPITLPALPWAENALEPFISKNTIGFHYGKHHKTYVDNLNNLVAGKPEADLSLEAIVKGAAGKADQAAVFNNAAQIWNHTFYWNSLRPKSDAKVPKEIADLVGASFGSHEEFVKQFSAAAMGQFGSGWAWLVAEGGKLKVVKTPNAETPLTTSATPLLTLDVWEHAYYLDYQNRRKDYVAAVVDNLLNWDFALKNLPKA